A DNA window from uncultured Methanoregula sp. contains the following coding sequences:
- a CDS encoding flippase-like domain-containing protein, with product MDKSQVKWLYISVGFSLVVLLIILYFTINENTLSYLQKINPWFLLLAFLTHILTMCFWAMRVKKMSGSLGYNIGFFYSLNLVFANLLAAAVTPAQTGGEPVRIHELYKAKVPIGDATAVVIMERVLDGIALAGLAAFAMIVLTEQWKSLGSISEIMVYVTWIFVAGCLFLFYLAIRRPDLIKRVVTRCARFFTKKWEEARVAELLIRADKEIDNFQQSVVKFVKSAKGGLLWGMLFTMLYWVSEIVTASLILLGLGQPPLFLESFVIQLILAILMMIPLTPGSSGIAEIGATSMYALFIPASIVGIFVVIWRIVLYYFNIALGILSSIIIVRREAKAAENP from the coding sequence ATGGATAAATCGCAGGTCAAATGGCTCTATATCTCGGTTGGTTTCTCCCTTGTCGTCTTACTCATCATCCTCTATTTTACCATCAATGAAAATACCCTCTCCTATCTCCAGAAGATCAATCCCTGGTTCCTCCTCCTCGCATTCCTCACCCACATCCTGACCATGTGTTTCTGGGCAATGCGGGTCAAGAAGATGTCGGGGTCCCTCGGGTACAACATCGGATTCTTCTACAGCCTCAATCTCGTCTTTGCCAACCTGCTCGCAGCTGCCGTCACCCCGGCCCAGACCGGTGGCGAGCCGGTCCGGATCCACGAGCTCTACAAGGCCAAAGTCCCTATCGGCGATGCAACGGCGGTTGTCATCATGGAGCGGGTGCTTGACGGGATTGCCCTTGCAGGACTTGCAGCATTTGCCATGATCGTCCTGACCGAACAGTGGAAGAGCCTGGGTTCAATATCGGAGATCATGGTCTATGTCACCTGGATTTTCGTTGCCGGGTGCCTCTTCCTCTTCTACCTTGCAATCCGGCGGCCGGATCTGATAAAGCGGGTCGTGACCCGTTGTGCCCGGTTCTTCACCAAGAAGTGGGAGGAGGCAAGAGTTGCTGAACTTCTCATCCGGGCAGACAAGGAGATCGACAACTTCCAGCAGTCGGTGGTCAAGTTCGTGAAAAGCGCCAAGGGCGGACTCCTCTGGGGCATGCTTTTTACCATGCTCTACTGGGTCTCGGAGATTGTCACCGCATCGCTTATCCTTCTCGGGCTTGGCCAGCCCCCCCTCTTCCTTGAATCGTTCGTCATCCAGCTCATCCTCGCCATCCTGATGATGATCCCGCTCACCCCGGGAAGCTCCGGGATAGCCGAGATCGGGGCAACTTCCATGTACGCGCTCTTCATCCCGGCTTCCATCGTCGGCATTTTTGTCGTGATCTGGCGGATCGTCCTCTATTACTTCAACATCGCGCTTGGCATCCTCTCAAGCATCATCATCGTGAGAAGAGAGGCAAAGGCAGCAGAAAATCCATAA
- a CDS encoding DUF357 domain-containing protein, which produces MKSAECQAVLADTLALCHCPCTEDSPLGEIGAAIHLMARSYESDGRGFFASGDLVNTLASYWYASGWLHFGIAYGILSCRDRTIPCIFEGPDDQMPEGLKEKLSEKTGRYARLLDTARSSVIPAPDASAPGHAFALRVLCISGTYARFGDLSRRRGAEERALACFSYGHGWIDAAVTAGLFSIISNRDIFTV; this is translated from the coding sequence ATGAAGAGCGCTGAATGCCAGGCGGTTCTTGCAGACACGCTCGCCCTCTGCCATTGTCCGTGCACGGAGGATAGCCCACTTGGAGAGATCGGCGCAGCAATCCACCTGATGGCCCGGTCCTACGAGAGCGACGGCAGGGGATTTTTTGCCTCCGGGGATCTGGTCAACACCCTTGCGAGTTACTGGTATGCCTCGGGGTGGCTGCATTTCGGAATCGCGTACGGCATCCTTTCCTGCCGGGACCGTACTATTCCCTGCATCTTCGAAGGACCTGACGATCAGATGCCGGAAGGACTTAAGGAGAAACTGTCCGAGAAGACAGGAAGGTATGCAAGGCTGCTCGACACTGCCCGGTCATCGGTAATACCGGCTCCGGATGCATCTGCTCCGGGGCATGCCTTTGCCCTGCGGGTACTTTGTATTTCAGGCACCTATGCACGTTTCGGGGACCTGTCCAGGAGACGCGGGGCAGAGGAGCGGGCTCTTGCCTGCTTCAGTTACGGGCACGGATGGATTGACGCCGCGGTGACCGCCGGGCTCTTTTCCATTATCTCGAACCGGGATATCTTCACGGTATAA
- the dph5 gene encoding diphthine synthase has product MLTFVGLGLFDKTDISLKGFQCIRDADHVFLECYTSLLMGSSREELEAYYEKPVTPLYREDVEQHPDELLRLAAESNVAFLCAGDPMVSTTHSDLRMRAGERGIRTAIIHAASISSAICGLSGLQNYRFGKSCSLPFPQKNWFPTTPYEVIEKNLAQNLHTIVYLDIQNQRYMTVPEAVTLLDRMAAAKGTAIPLYVGIARAGSENPVVRAGPGSQLATAEFGPPLHILIVPAELHDMEREYLEMFAGL; this is encoded by the coding sequence ATGTTGACCTTTGTCGGCCTCGGCCTCTTTGACAAAACGGATATTTCCTTAAAGGGATTCCAGTGCATCCGGGACGCGGATCACGTATTCCTTGAATGCTACACCTCGCTCCTCATGGGGTCTTCACGGGAGGAACTCGAAGCATATTACGAAAAGCCGGTAACGCCTCTCTACCGGGAGGATGTGGAACAGCATCCCGACGAACTCCTCAGGCTTGCAGCGGAGAGCAATGTCGCGTTCCTGTGTGCAGGTGACCCGATGGTCTCCACAACGCACAGCGACCTGCGGATGCGGGCCGGTGAAAGAGGTATCCGGACGGCAATCATCCATGCAGCATCCATATCGAGCGCCATCTGCGGCCTCTCCGGCCTCCAGAACTACCGGTTCGGGAAATCCTGCTCCCTCCCGTTCCCGCAGAAGAACTGGTTCCCGACAACCCCGTACGAAGTGATCGAGAAGAACCTTGCACAAAACCTGCACACTATCGTCTATCTCGATATCCAGAACCAACGGTACATGACGGTACCGGAAGCAGTCACCCTTCTCGACCGGATGGCGGCCGCAAAAGGAACTGCCATACCACTCTATGTCGGGATTGCCCGGGCGGGATCGGAGAACCCGGTGGTCCGGGCCGGGCCGGGAAGCCAGCTTGCAACTGCGGAGTTCGGCCCGCCGCTGCATATCCTCATCGTACCTGCGGAACTCCACGATATGGAACGGGAGTACCTGGAGATGTTTGCAGGATTATGA
- a CDS encoding ADP-ribosylation factor-like protein produces the protein MAQVHGHKRTSGDPAMISTGINALDEMLGGGIPGGDKVIYSMEPGVNGQFFMTSTLAAALKKGLTCLVILPNTTVDAFRHDAIAMQVDKKTLCSDRLLFIDAIDGERIQKGAASKESKARDWKARIQKICQDHRIDVIFAYFDLLYEEFGLETGLCILESALQGRKTTLILEHLNLEGDPLVEQFIKKHAFDLVLTIRLSTHPLPPFSYFTLVHASWAPIPVRSIPFSIHEGMVIPYIPKIVVIGPEKSGKSTFISHASGAGKVPSVADHGREPVPGNMDFGWLRWKNFDITLYGIPGGLQANQVLPALHHAMGVVIVIDASDPGRISQAKDLALLVAKQRIPVVIAANRKHEEAVMTEDEIRTILQIPREIPLYFISANDSDDVHRVLESLVNYITRIPF, from the coding sequence ATGGCTCAAGTTCACGGTCACAAAAGGACAAGTGGTGATCCTGCCATGATCTCAACCGGGATAAATGCCCTGGACGAGATGCTGGGGGGCGGCATACCCGGGGGGGACAAAGTAATCTACAGCATGGAGCCCGGCGTCAATGGTCAGTTCTTCATGACATCGACCCTTGCCGCAGCCTTGAAAAAAGGGCTGACCTGCCTGGTCATCCTGCCCAATACCACGGTCGATGCATTCCGGCATGATGCGATAGCAATGCAGGTGGATAAAAAAACCCTCTGCTCGGACAGGCTCCTCTTCATCGATGCAATTGACGGGGAGAGGATCCAGAAAGGGGCAGCTTCAAAAGAGTCAAAAGCCCGCGACTGGAAAGCCCGGATACAGAAGATTTGTCAGGATCACCGGATCGATGTAATTTTTGCCTACTTCGATCTGCTGTATGAGGAATTCGGGCTGGAGACCGGCCTCTGCATCCTGGAATCCGCACTGCAGGGCAGGAAGACAACGCTCATCCTGGAACATCTCAACCTTGAAGGGGATCCGCTGGTGGAGCAGTTTATAAAGAAGCATGCATTCGACCTGGTCCTGACAATCCGGCTCTCGACCCACCCCCTGCCACCGTTCAGTTATTTCACGCTCGTCCACGCTTCCTGGGCACCCATTCCGGTCCGCTCGATCCCGTTCTCGATCCATGAGGGGATGGTCATTCCCTATATCCCGAAGATTGTAGTAATCGGGCCGGAAAAATCCGGGAAATCGACCTTCATCTCCCATGCATCGGGAGCAGGAAAGGTCCCATCGGTGGCGGATCACGGACGTGAACCGGTACCAGGGAATATGGACTTCGGGTGGCTGAGATGGAAAAACTTCGATATCACGCTCTACGGCATCCCGGGAGGGCTCCAGGCCAATCAGGTCCTGCCCGCGCTCCACCACGCCATGGGCGTCGTGATCGTGATCGATGCCTCGGATCCCGGACGTATCTCCCAGGCTAAAGACCTTGCACTGCTCGTTGCAAAGCAGCGGATCCCGGTTGTCATTGCAGCGAACAGGAAACATGAGGAAGCTGTGATGACCGAGGATGAGATCCGGACTATCCTCCAGATTCCCAGGGAAATCCCCCTTTATTTCATATCCGCAAACGATAGCGATGATGTTCACCGGGTTCTCGAATCGCTGGTCAATTACATCACCCGGATCCCGTTCTGA
- a CDS encoding metal-dependent transcriptional regulator: MTSEQLEEYLESILDIEAKDGIAKTSAIAKCLKVAPASVTEALQVLSEKGLVHYEPYKGATLTELGRGMARKVKRRHRLLEVFLTDVLHIKRENVHDEACKMEHTLSDETECALCKLLNAPARCPHGSLIEACNRQVESCSACLEGTEALSPCSRGEHLIPVTTLSPGEKGTIAFIRGDNTVVQRLTDLGLTLKTEIQLIRKAPMLGPVEIGVRKTKLAIDHAIADHIFVTACREKTG, from the coding sequence ATGACTTCCGAGCAGCTGGAAGAGTACCTTGAGAGCATTCTGGATATCGAGGCAAAGGATGGAATAGCCAAGACCTCCGCGATCGCGAAGTGCCTGAAAGTTGCCCCGGCCAGTGTGACCGAGGCGCTCCAGGTGCTCTCGGAAAAAGGGCTGGTCCATTACGAACCCTACAAGGGGGCGACTTTAACGGAACTGGGCCGTGGGATGGCTCGGAAGGTCAAGCGGCGCCACCGGCTCCTCGAGGTATTCTTGACTGATGTCCTCCATATCAAAAGGGAGAATGTCCACGACGAAGCCTGTAAGATGGAGCACACCCTTTCTGACGAGACGGAGTGCGCCCTCTGCAAGCTCTTAAATGCCCCTGCCCGGTGCCCTCACGGAAGCCTCATCGAAGCCTGCAACCGGCAGGTGGAGAGCTGCTCTGCCTGCCTTGAGGGAACTGAAGCCCTTTCCCCCTGTTCGCGTGGCGAACACCTGATCCCCGTCACCACCCTGTCCCCCGGCGAGAAAGGCACCATCGCGTTCATACGGGGCGACAACACCGTTGTCCAGCGCTTAACCGATCTCGGTCTTACCCTGAAGACCGAGATCCAGCTGATCCGGAAAGCCCCCATGCTCGGCCCGGTGGAGATTGGTGTACGGAAGACAAAACTTGCCATCGATCACGCTATAGCCGACCACATCTTTGTCACCGCATGCCGGGAGAAAACCGGATGA